Genomic DNA from Candidatus Nitronereus thalassa:
CCCTAACCCGGTCCCTTTACCCATCCCTTTTGTCGTAAAAAATGGGTCAAATATCTTAGATTGAAGTTCTTGAGAAATCCCGGGTCCAGTATCGGTGACTTCAATTTTGACCTGAGGTTTGTTTGTGGATGAATTGGAGGAGTTATCGAGAGAAACGCGAAGGGTCAATCGTCCCCCTTGCGGCATGACATCAATAGCATTATCGATGAGGTTTCCCAGGACTTCTTGCAATTGAGCAGAATCGGCCTGAATGGTGCTCACGGATGGATCACATTCGGTGGTCAGCACAATATGATGTTCATCGCATAACGGCCGAAAAAAAGTTTCAATGTGTTCTAAAAAAACTCGAAGTGAAATGGCTTCCCTATTCAGAATCGGTGGCCGTGCCACATTTAACAAGCTTTGAATGACCTTGCCTAAACGATCGGTTTGCTTCAGCACCGTATCCACTCGATTGCGAATTTTTTCCGGCAACTCTGGGGTTTCCTGAAGGAGTTGTAAATGACCGGAAATTGCCGTTAAGGGTGTCCCGATTTTATGAGCGATGGTGGCTACCAATTGCCCAAGGACCGCTAACCGTTGATGATGAACCACCTCCCGACGAGCAGCCGAAAGCTGCTCATTCATTTGAGTCAATGACTCATTGTTCCTCAATAGTTCGGCGGTGGCGTGATCGACCCGATGCTGCAACTCATCTCGAGATTGAGCCAAGGCCTGCGTCAGTCGGTGATTTTCCTCTACCACCGTTCGGATATGATCGGCCATCGCGTTGAAACTCTTGGCGATCGCGCCAATTTCATCGTCGGCATGCACCGGAACCTGAGCCTTCCATTCCTGCTGACGCAAGGAGGTAATACCAGACTCTATCTTTTCCAGGGGACGCAATACCCAAAGATATAAAAACCCGTTCATGCCGATGACTAAAACCACCCCTAATCCAATTCGTATGATTTGCGACCACTGAAAGAGAAACTTCGTCAGAGCATCAAACTGCCCAGTCCAAAATTCCGCATAGGCAACACCTCGAATTTCTCCCTGAATCATAATAGGCAGAGCCACTTTAATAATGTGTTCACGTCGAACGTCTTGGGGAGTACTCACAGGTTGGCCTCGCTTCACCGCTTCCTCGACTTCATGGGGAATAGTCTGAGAAAAACGACTACTCTCCCCAACCTGGGTGAGCAGCAAGAGTTGGGCTGACTGGGATTTTACGATTTGATACACACTGATATGGAGCAGATCGGGAGTGCGTTCCATTAATTCCCGGACAATCTTTTCTCTCGCTTTTTCCGCACGAAATTGAGCCATAGTTTGAAGCCGGGCATCGACCTGCCGGAGTAAGGACACGGTTTTTAATTGAATGTTTTCTTTCGCTAACTCCGTAACATACGCCCGCTCAACAACCTCTGCCAAAATCAGAGCTAAGGCCACCATTCCAATAACCATCACACTGGCTTTTGCCGGAAGCGAATAAGGCCAATATCGAAACGACATAGCGCATCATATCCACCCCCGTAGATCTTGCCAAGATTAGGGGTCTTGGGGTCGTAGCGAAAACTACAGGATTATTACGCGGCCTTTGGCAACCTTTGGAGCTCACCGTCTGCCATGGCACTAAACAAGCATGTGCCCTGGTAAACTAACCGTTGATAGCACCAAAGACAGACTTCTTGTTGGGTGACCAACTCATAGACCGTCGTTGAAGAATGCCTTCCACACCATTCACATTGATTTATCATGAAATATCCTCCAGGTCTAAATCTCTTTGTTCAACCCACTGCAAGATAGATTTCCTAACAACTGACTTTAACAAAGAATCTCGCAACTTACTTTTTAAAGAAGCAAAGACAATGCCAAATCATTATCTCCGAATAATCCAAACGTCTGAAATCCGAAACAATGAAGGCCACCAACCCTAGGTTCGCGGTGTATTAACGAATAGATCGCAGAATATAAAAAAGGGCATCTATCGATGAAGTTTCGGGACAATTTGTCTTGGCAACGGACAGAATATCTTTCAAACCCGAATTGCATTTTCATTCGGCGAGGACCAAGAATTGGATTTCCATTGTATTTTTTAAAAAAAAGTCTAACCAAAGCGCCCTGGTATGGTTTTTGCTTTATTTTTCTTCTTATTCGTAAGACATCTCGCTCC
This window encodes:
- a CDS encoding sensor histidine kinase, encoding MSFRYWPYSLPAKASVMVIGMVALALILAEVVERAYVTELAKENIQLKTVSLLRQVDARLQTMAQFRAEKAREKIVRELMERTPDLLHISVYQIVKSQSAQLLLLTQVGESSRFSQTIPHEVEEAVKRGQPVSTPQDVRREHIIKVALPIMIQGEIRGVAYAEFWTGQFDALTKFLFQWSQIIRIGLGVVLVIGMNGFLYLWVLRPLEKIESGITSLRQQEWKAQVPVHADDEIGAIAKSFNAMADHIRTVVEENHRLTQALAQSRDELQHRVDHATAELLRNNESLTQMNEQLSAARREVVHHQRLAVLGQLVATIAHKIGTPLTAISGHLQLLQETPELPEKIRNRVDTVLKQTDRLGKVIQSLLNVARPPILNREAISLRVFLEHIETFFRPLCDEHHIVLTTECDPSVSTIQADSAQLQEVLGNLIDNAIDVMPQGGRLTLRVSLDNSSNSSTNKPQVKIEVTDTGPGISQELQSKIFDPFFTTKGMGKGTGLGLAIANEIVTLHGGTLSVKSEAGTGTSFVIALQV